The Acomys russatus chromosome 1, mAcoRus1.1, whole genome shotgun sequence genome has a window encoding:
- the Isca2 gene encoding iron-sulfur cluster assembly 2 homolog, mitochondrial, producing MAAARSLCLTAAAFRAVVARRRGRLFAASPGHLTRWEATSSSVPEAGEGQIRLTDSCVQRLLEITEGSEFLRLQVEGGGCSGFQYKFSLDTVINPDDRIFEQGGARVVVDCDSLAFVKGAQVDFSQELIRSSFQVVNNPQAQQGCSCGSSFSIKI from the exons ATGGCGGCCGCCAGGTCCTTGTGCTTAACTGCCGCGGCGTTCAGGGCGGTCGTTGCTCGGCGCCGGGGCAG GCTCTTCGCAGCCTCTCCCGGGCATTTGACCCGCTGGGAAGCGACGTCCTCCTCCGTTCCAGAAGCTGGCGAGGGACAGATCCGCCTCACAGACAGCTGCGTCCAG AGGCTTCTGGAAATCACCGAAGGGTCAGAATTCCTCAGGCTGCAAGTGGAGGGAGGTGGATGCTCCGGATTCCAATACAAATTTTCACTGGATACAGTTATTAACCCCGACGACAG GATATTTGAACAGGGCGGGGCGAGAGTGGTGGTTGATTGTGATAGTTTGGCTTTCGTGAAGGGGGCCCAGGTGGACTTCAGCCAAGAACTAATCCGAAGCTCATTTCAAGTGGTGAATAATCCCCAAGCCCAGCAAGGCTGTTCCTGTGGGTCTTCCTTCTCTATCAAAATCTGA
- the LOC127191913 gene encoding latent-transforming growth factor beta-binding protein 2-like, with protein sequence MECYSGHNGGPLCSHILGHNTTRAECCCTQGARWGKACDLCPSEDSVGFSELCPSGQGYIPVEGAWTFGQTMYTDADECVLFGPALCQNGRCLNTVPGYICLCNPGYHYDGSSRKCQDHNECQDVACENGECVNTDGSFHCFCNPPLTLDLSGQRCVNNTSSTAEDFPDHDIHMDICWKKVTNDVCSQPLRGHRTTYTECCCQDGEAWSQQCALCPPRSSEVYAQLCNVARIEAEREAGIHFRPGYEYGPGPDDLPYNLYGPDGAPFYNYLGPEDTVPEPPFSNTASQQGDNTPVLEPPLQPSDLRPRYVASHSEPPASFEGLQAEECGILNGCDNGRCVRVREGYTCDCFEGFQLDAAHMACVDVNECEDLNGPAALCAHGHCENTEGSYRCHCSPGYVAEPGPPHCAAQE encoded by the exons ATGGAATGCTACTCTGGGCACAATGGTGGTCCTCTCTGCTCTCACATCCTGGGCCACAACACCACGCGAGCTGAGTGCTGCTGTACTCAGGGTGCCAGATGGGGGAAAGCCTGTGACCTCTGCCCATCGGAGGACTCAG TTGGATTCAGTGAGCTCTGCCCCAGTGGTCAAGGCTACATCCCAGTGGAAGGAGCCTGGACATTTGGACAGACCATGTACACAG ATGCCGACGAGTGTGTGCTGTTCGGGCCTGCTCTCTGCCAGAATGGCCGATGCCTCAACACAGTGCCTGGCTACATTTGCCTGTGCAACCCTGGCTACCACTATGATGGCTCCAGCAGGAAGTGCCAGG ATCACAATGAATGCCAGGACGTGGCCTGTGAGAATGGCGAGTGTGTAAACACGGACGGCTCCTTCCATTGCTTCTGCAATCCCCCCCTCACCCTAGACCTCAGTGGGCAGCGCTGTGTGAACAATACGAGCAGCACAG CAGAGGACTTCCCTGACCATGACATCCACATGGACATCTGCTGGAAGAAAGTCACCAATGATGTGTGCAGCCAACCCTTGCGTGGGCACCGCACTACCTATACAGAATGCTGCTGCCAAGATGGAGAGGCCTGGAGCCAGCAGTGTGCTCTGTGCCCCCCCAGGAGCTCTG AGGTCTATGCTCAGCTGTGCAATGTGGCTCGGATCGAGGCAGAGCGGGAAGCAGGGATCCACTTCCGGCCAGGCTATGAGTATGGCCCCGGCCCAGATGATCTCCCTTACAACCTCTATGGCCCAGACGGGGCCCCTTTCTACAACTACCTGGGCCCTGAGGACACCGTACCAGAGCCTCCTTTCTCCAACACGGCCAGTCAGCAGGGAGACAACACACCAGTCCTTGAGCCTCCTCTGCAACCCTCTGACCTTCGGCCCCGCTATGTGGCCAGCCATTCAG AACCCCCGGCCTCCTTCGAAGGACTTCAGGCTGAGGAATGTGGCATCCTGAATGGCTGTGACAATGGCCGCTGCGTACGTGTCCGGGAGGGCTACACTTGTGACTGCTTTGAAGGCTTCCAGCTGGATGCGGCCCACATGGCCTGTGTGG ATGTGAATGAATGTGAAGATTTGAACGGGCCTGCAGCACTTTGTGCACATGGTCACTGTGAGAATACAGAGGGCTCCTATCGCTGCCACTGTTCCCCAGGTTATGTGGCAGAGCCAGGTCCCCcacactgtgctgcccaggagtAG